In Chrysemys picta bellii isolate R12L10 chromosome 4, ASM1138683v2, whole genome shotgun sequence, the sequence CGTGGGAGAGGCTCTGGAGGGGGAGaaccgggggggggaggagggggagggttaTTCCACTAGCGTCCGGCGCTCCCAGCACCCAGTGCACTGGGGTCCGGACGACCCATTTGTGCTTGTGGGCATCTTCCCCTGTGCCTGTGCCATTCTGGAGACGAGTCTGGCTGTCAAGGCACATTTCTGCTTGTGTGACTATCTCCTATTATGGCCAAGTGCAGGCGTGTCCTtgtgtgtgtcacacacacacacacacacacacacacacacacaatcccctccagcagggagcagcgctgcccccaccccacacacacacatggcccTGATCATCCGGGACCCCAGGCCTCTAACTCAGAAGCTCAATCGATTTAACGTAacagagagaaggttaagggtgagTAGAGCCCAGTGTCTGGGTATCTACAATGCGAAGAAGGGTTTAGTAACGGGCTCTTCAGTCGAGCAGGGGAAGGTcgaacatgatccagtggctggaagttgaagccagacaaactcagactggaaataaggtgtcagtttttaacagtgagcaaTTTGCCAAGGGTTCTCCATCATGGGCAATTTGTAAATCCAATGGGACGGCCATCTAAGAGATCTCGTCTAATTCAAGCATCAGTTCCTTCAGGGACATTCTCTGGCTTGTGCTTTCCAGGATGTCGGCTGAGATGGTCACAGTATCTATGACCACCAGAGCCCTCCCGTCCATAGGAAGGTTCAGGGcaactgccctgggccccacactttggggggctctgtggggcccaGAGTGGTCCAGTGAGATTAGTGGGGGGCCTGGCACcggcagcaggggttgggcctgcCTTCCCACACTCACTGGCAGTGGTGGGAAATGGAGCGACATGGCTGGAAGCCAGTGGTTCCACTCCTGCGTCTGGCACCAGGCCCCCTGCTAACTCTACAGGCTGCGTTGCTcagggaaggggtttgggggggagggggggaatggggctcgggaaggggcagagcaggggtgggggcaaggcctggggtggagaggagttgtcccaggccccacacccccctagggatggccTTGACGACCACGGCTGCTCCCTGGTGCTGTCCAGATCCTAGATTTATGGGAACTGCTGTCCCCACCCCCATAACAATTATGGCCTCCCAGTGCCTCTCTGAGACCTCTGACACTTACCGGTCACTTCAACGTTTCCCCAGCCGGTGACCCAACACTTCTTCTCCTCAGGGAACTGGCGGGAGGCCCCCGGCAGTGAGATGGGCCGGATGAACTGCGTGGATTTCACCGGCTTCGTCAGCCTCACCAAGGCGATGTCAGCAACTTTGCTCACACTATTGtaactggggtgggggatgatcTGCTGCACCTCGGACAGGTTCTGATTCGGGGAGGGCTTGAGGAGCTGGTGCGCTCCCAGCACCAAACGGTACTTGGAATAGGGCACAGAGCtggaggagagaaaaggaaaaggggaagaCAGCGTGatactgagatgcagccacctctggggcgggcaCAGCAGCAGAACAGCTGCGCGGCACCATGGGGATGGCTTGACCAAGAGCAGGGGGTCAATGAGGGGGCAGAGGCCACAAACAGATATTGCTGCAAGTCAAATAAGAGgaacctgctcctcccccgcacTCCGGCTGGGTTACTCACGGGTCGAAGCAGTGAGCGGCTGACACCACCCACTGGGCTGAGATGAGGGATCCTCCACAGATGTGGCGGTATTCATCTTTTATATCATTATATTTTTGCACACTGACTTGCCAGGGCCATCGACCCTCCTGTGCATCCTGCCCCCCTATGATACGGCTGAACACTGCACAAAACAGGGGAGCCATGTTAACATGGGACAAAGTGCACAtctcccacccagagccagggacagaacccaggagtcctggctcccaccctcaCCCATAACCCACACCTACACCCACACccataaccactagaccccactcccctcccagagcaggtgaTAGAACCCAAGAATCCAGACTCTTTACCTGGCTGGTCTTGACTCTCCTCTGCACCTGCGGAGGAAATGGAAATGTTGGGGAGACATGACAGAGTCAGGGCCATTGGGGGAGGAGCAGCATTAGGGTCCGATTGGGGAGGGTGGAAGGCAGGGAAAAGAGCTGGAATAAAAGCCCCATCCACTGTCCCATAGCTCCTTCCATAATCTACATACTCTGCCTCAAATCATAGGTGGCTACTATACGTCAGTAAGTTTCAGAGTGAACGTTGACATGAGATGAAAGGGGGCTGCTCCCAGCTCTCTCAGGGCCACACGTCCTCCCTCCACCCTGCAAAGCCCAAGGGTGGGAGAGGATTCGGGTGCAGAAGCTGAGAGGGAGCTGGGGCCATGGTTCCTGTGGAGTGAGtcagaggggctggaggggtcatgccagccctgggggtggggggtgtctcggATGTGGGCTTAGGATCCCTTCATTCACCGCGGGGGCTGGGGACTGGCACATCATTTCTGCCCTCAGTGCACAGAACCTGTTTTGCTCATGTCCCCACCCACCCTTGAACCCAGGCcctgggaaagagacagagcCAGTCCACTGGGGCAGGATCTTCCCCCTCAGTCGATTCCACCCCCAGGGGGGCAGGATAGTCTCGTCCAGTCTATTCCCCCCCTCAGATCTATTccccaccccaggctgcagggtcGTCCCCTCTGCTCTGTTCCCCGCGGCTGTGCATCGCTCTGGCCCCCTTGGTTCCTCTTACCCTGCATTGGGGATggtaccagcagcagcagcgcggcCAGCGGGGAGCAGAGCCCCCCCATCATCCTGCCCCACAGAAGCTCTGGGTCGGGACGGCCCAGCTCAGCCTCCAGCCAGCGGAGCAGACAGCCCCTGGCTTCAAGGCAGCGAGTTATATACCCAGCTGGAGCCGCCCCGTGGGTGTGGGGTGTGATTTCTGCCAGACCGCCAGCCGTGTGCATCAAGAAGCCACAGCACCTCTGAGCCCGTATCTCTGGTGCCGTGGTTCTCTGGCTCGGAGCCCAGCGTTTTCCTGTTTAAATCGCTGATGTACAGGAAAGTGAACGCAGAAGCTCACAGACCctcggctccccccagccccttgggcGGCTTAGCCGAGATCTGGTCCTTGCCGGACCATACCCATTTGGAGGAGAAATCAGGGATGTGACTCTCCCTGCCCTGGCTTTCCTGGGACTGTCCCTTTGCATGAGGTAGCCGGGCCAGGCCGTCTGTCCGGTGCTCGGTGCCCACAGCTTGCCACTGCTCTGGGGTCAGGATCCTCCCAGCCGGCTCGTTCTTCCACAtgtccccccccggctcccctccACTTCCAGGGACCTGCCTGCACCGCCCTTTCCCCAGGCAGGTATCGCAGAGAGCAGCCTCCCATGCTGCTCTCGCTCATTGGCCTTCAGCAGCCGGGGGCACCAGAGAGATTTCCTGCCCCCACAGCAGTTTGGTGGCAGGGGAGTAAAACACGCCACCACTGAGCTCAGAGCAGCTTTTTTCCTTTACCCTGCCATGGCTGCTTCACTTGTGCCCCATCCCCCAAAACTTCACACCCTCTCTTCCCCCCGCACAGCCCTGGCTGACGTATCCCAGCCGCAAATGCAGTCAGTCTCTGCAGCATCCGGCACAACGGGTCCCCGACCTCAGTCAGGGGGGCCTGGATCTCAGTCGGGGGGGTCTGTGCAGGGCctagtgtgatgttgcactccatatgtgtTATGggaatatgctaatgagtgtgaatataatgtaactggaatatgcttcatgcaaaaggtctcttgtaaggtatcattacaaagcttataatctactgagtgtgattgTCCTATTTGTacaaatgtaccactcttgtatctaaagctagaaatatgaagtattactctgaagtcctattgtaactttgtaaagtgtgggccattaataatgGCTTGGagtcttgatggctcccattaaccaggacaattggttgtaaatggctctgtttacttgtaagccttcctgtgttcctgtaAGTCAGGCCGGGAACAATGGAGGCTTGAAGTCTtgcaggacatgtgaacatgatactggaatccatcttaaacctgctgcttttccatttagaaggagggatggggacccagagagagacaaaggattcccgccttgtgccaaagctataaaagggggtggaacagaacaaaggggctgccagtcatgagaaatccccgagttaccacctgagctggaactaacaaggactgtaccagaggaaaggattgggcccagactaggaaggagtctagtctgtgaaagaagcttattggaacatctctaaggtgagatattacctgtaatcagtttcttaatgtgttaggcttagacttgcgtgttttgttttattttgcttggtaacttactttgttctgtctgttattacttggaaccacttaaatcctacttttatacttaataaaatcacttttgtttattaattaacccagagtaagtgattactacatgggggagcaaacagctgtgcatatctctctagcagtgttatagagggtggacaaattacgagtttaccctgtataagctttatacagagtaaaacggatttattttgtgtttggatcccattgggagctagcTGTCTGAGTtatggagacaggagcacttgctgagctattttcagttaagtctggagctttggggacgtggttcagaccctgggtctgtgttgcagcaggcttgcgtgtctggctcaacaagacagggggctggagtcccaagctggcagggaaaacagactcagaggtagtttcagcacatcaggtgacagtcccaagggggtctctgtgaccaaacccgtcacacataccttgtgaggtatcatttgaaaagtcttgatctgttgaacattaatatcctgttgagtTGTGTGAGCTGtcactgtatgtgaagttatgaagttttgctctgtgtgtgtcactgaaaaatgttgtgaggttgggagacaCCCACAAtgagcctttcaggtacaacaaagGAGTCACCATAAACAGCTAGACAGCTGGTTAATGGCTCATCAAAACCCatcaaggaaagaatccactgtcCCGGGAACTATTtacaatggagacttctcagagGGAACACGTATAAAGTGGAGACTGCTTGATCAATGGAGACTGCCTGATCCCCACGTCACAGCAAGGATGTTTCCaggaagctggaagaaactataaaagaggagAAGTGGTGGGGTTTCCCAGGACGCATTTGGGGTctgtgtcacagagtgtgggggagtcagggccctgcacccctacttcctgcgattcaccgggactctcagccagccgggaacacagaaggtttattagacgacaggaacacagtccaaaacagagcttgtaggtacagacagcaggaccccctcagtcaggtccatcttggggacAGGGAGCCTAGACCATGGCCCTGGGTttccctccgtttccccagccagctccaaactgaaacctctCCATCAGTCTCACCCAGCCACACACCCCGGCTCCTTCTCCAgactttgtccagtttcctgggcagaaggtgtcacctggccccagccccatcctgggctcaggttacatgctcagCTATTGTCCCTCAAGTGAAGTCATTCCCTGTTATCCCAtcaccaatgcagacagtcccagtaaaactcccacgcaacattcccaggtcagtcCTCCCCACGCCCTACTCCGTCACAGTCTGTGTAATTTAATCCACTTGAACCTTCAGTTCTAGCCTCCTGTCTGGCCCTTAACACCCTCTGAACTGGCTCTGTTCCCATCAGAGAGGTGCACATCTCTGGGGAATGGACTGGAGGGGACGATcctgcccctggggaggggggaatagacAGGAGACGATCCTGTCCCTGggtgtaggcctggcttgacattaGTAACTTGCCTCATTTGTTAGTGGCCGGGCCTGGGAAGGGGACTGGGAGGGAGAGTTGTAACTAGGGGCTTGCCATGCAGGGTGCTGCAGTTGGGGTGGCTGTGCTCGCTAAGATAAGCAGAAACCTCATGCTGGGGACAAGGAATAGGGGACTGTAAAGATCAGGGTCACACGAACAGGACTGGACACCATGCGCTTCAGAGCAGCAGGATCTGGAAATGCACATGCTTTAAAGGGCACTGGAAGTGCCGGGCGTTGTgactgccctggggccggagagTTTTGCCAGAGCCCTGGCAGAGACACAGCCCCCTCGGGAACTACTGGATTTTACCACTTCTTCGCCATACAGAAATAACCTGTCAGGTGCCTCTTCTCAGGAACGAGGTGTTTCTTAGATCTAAAACAAAAACCCTCCTACCAAATATTCGACTCTTTCCAGTGCTGGGTAACAGTCCCGCAGcactgcaatgcagccacctctggggtggggcagctggggaacagttGCTTATAATGCTGCCTAGGGTTGCCTCGCCCaatgctgagatgcagccacctctggggtgggttcTTCATATATTTATGAATGGATCATTTATgtttggaactcactgccacatgagccCCGCTCTGTTCAGAGTGTTCTGTAGCCTGCATCTCTTTGCTCGGGCTTTTTACTGCCATTGGGTATGAACCCTCCTGTTTGATGGTCTCCTGTCTGGTATTTCCCAGTTTCTGGTTCTTGGGGTGAACCACTCCTTAacctctgcagagagcctgacacAACGGCTGTGAGAGGGGTGCAAGTTGGCCCCAATACACCTCAATGTGGCGCTAACTCTGATCCCTGCTAAGGGCGACCCACTTCTCCACATCTCAATGGCTTTGCTGTGGATCCCAGGCTTCGAGACCAGACGGCAGCGATCACATTATTACGAGCTGCAGAGACATCGGTGAGAGCTGTCA encodes:
- the LOC101946663 gene encoding serine protease 27-like, which gives rise to MMGGLCSPLAALLLLVPSPMQGAEESQDQPVFSRIIGGQDAQEGRWPWQVSVQKYNDIKDEYRHICGGSLISAQWVVSAAHCFDPSVPYSKYRLVLGAHQLLKPSPNQNLSEVQQIIPHPSYNSVSKVADIALVRLTKPVKSTQFIRPISLPGASRQFPEEKKCWVTGWGNVEVTEPLPRPQTLQELEVPIISTPDCNDRYNTLIPHSSLGLEPIKSGMICAGYTDSHKGFCNGDSGGPLACQQDGTWYLAGVVSWFMTREVNGIVCSHPTFPGVFTRVTAYDSWIQGHVNGVGPSAVASPAALILATLLLTAL